One Janthinobacterium sp. TB1-E2 genomic region harbors:
- a CDS encoding LysR substrate-binding domain-containing protein, which produces MKHPLPLQALRAFVEVGQRGSIKAAAEALHVTSGAVSQQIRLLEERVGMPLFTRERQGLRLTEAGAMVHPTLLGAFAQIAGASQALEDMGGRQTLTVSTVATFAAAWLVPRLGRFNQRHPQIEVRVEATSALVDLRRDRVDVALRHGLGDYPGLQVTRLMAPVLVPVASPALMAGQPPIATPGDCLRYPLLHDTDRADWPLWLAAHGAPDGSADAARALRGSAFEDDFLLIRAAEAGQGLALVPQLYAQEEIAAGRLVQVLDLPWPARFAYYLVTRPDAATRPAVQAFMAWIREEAQAAR; this is translated from the coding sequence ATGAAACATCCTTTACCGCTCCAGGCACTGCGCGCCTTTGTCGAAGTGGGCCAACGCGGCAGCATCAAGGCCGCCGCCGAAGCGCTGCACGTGACGTCGGGCGCCGTCAGCCAGCAAATCCGCCTGCTGGAAGAACGGGTCGGCATGCCCCTGTTTACGCGCGAACGCCAGGGCTTGCGCCTGACCGAAGCGGGCGCCATGGTCCACCCCACCCTGCTGGGTGCCTTTGCGCAGATCGCCGGCGCCAGCCAGGCGCTGGAAGACATGGGTGGGCGCCAGACGCTCACCGTCAGCACGGTCGCCACCTTTGCCGCCGCGTGGCTGGTGCCGCGCCTGGGCCGCTTCAACCAGCGCCACCCGCAAATCGAGGTGCGCGTGGAAGCCACGTCGGCGCTGGTCGACCTGCGCCGCGACAGGGTCGACGTGGCCTTGCGCCACGGCTTGGGAGATTATCCGGGCTTGCAGGTGACGCGATTGATGGCACCCGTGCTGGTGCCCGTCGCCAGCCCCGCCCTGATGGCAGGCCAGCCGCCCATCGCCACGCCCGGCGATTGCCTGCGCTACCCGCTGCTGCACGATACGGACCGCGCCGACTGGCCCTTGTGGCTGGCCGCGCATGGCGCCCCGGACGGCAGCGCGGATGCGGCGCGGGCGCTGCGCGGCTCGGCCTTCGAAGATGATTTTCTGTTGATACGCGCGGCCGAGGCGGGACAGGGACTGGCCCTGGTGCCGCAGCTGTACGCGCAGGAGGAAATCGCCGCGGGACGCCTGGTGCAAGTGCTGGACTTGCCCTGGCCCGCGCGCTTTGCCTACTACCTGGTGACGCGGCCCGACGCGGCCACGCGCCCTGCCGTCCAGGCATTCATGGCATGGATACGCGAGGAGGCGCAGGCCGCGCGCTAG
- a CDS encoding glutathione S-transferase family protein, translated as MHSITSPAGSLELYTDSSPNGFKATIALAELGLPYRLRHVRIEQGEHRLPAFLALNPHGRIPVLVDHETGITVFESAAILLYLAEKTGRLLPAAPAQRWAAITWLQFHAASMGPVLGQRVHFEIEERGANAAATAHFRQLCGAALATMDGRLAANAYLAGDDYSIADIASFGWLHIARIVGFDLSAWPHVSSWYARVAARPAVQLGVTIPAPATGA; from the coding sequence ATGCACAGCATCACATCCCCCGCGGGTTCGCTTGAACTCTACACCGACAGCTCGCCCAACGGCTTCAAGGCCACCATCGCACTGGCCGAACTGGGCTTGCCGTATCGATTGCGCCATGTGCGTATCGAACAGGGCGAACACCGGCTGCCCGCATTCCTGGCCCTCAATCCGCACGGGCGCATTCCCGTGCTGGTCGACCACGAGACAGGCATCACCGTGTTCGAATCGGCCGCCATCTTGCTGTACCTGGCCGAGAAGACGGGGCGGCTGTTGCCCGCGGCGCCCGCGCAGCGCTGGGCCGCCATCACCTGGCTGCAATTTCATGCGGCCAGCATGGGGCCGGTGCTGGGCCAGCGCGTGCATTTCGAGATCGAGGAGAGAGGCGCAAATGCGGCCGCCACGGCACACTTTCGCCAGCTTTGCGGCGCGGCGCTGGCCACCATGGATGGCCGCCTGGCGGCCAACGCCTACCTTGCCGGCGACGACTATTCCATTGCCGACATCGCCAGCTTCGGCTGGCTGCACATCGCCCGCATCGTCGGCTTCGATTTATCCGCCTGGCCCCACGTCAGCAGCTGGTACGCCCGCGTGGCGGCCCGCCCGGCCGTGCAGCTGGGCGTCACTATCCCCGCGCCCGCCACGGGCGCCTGA
- a CDS encoding LLM class oxidoreductase translates to MSNDNTEGASSQAFTQHRGYRRMFAPGALTLGIYLPLRFYQGDMQALAGQADLVAAMDRQGFAAAWVRDIPLFDPRFGDAGQMFDPWTYLAYLAARTDSLALATGSAIFTLRHPIDLAKAAASIDQLSGGRLVLGTASGDRASEFPAYGVPYDTRGERYAQAVHLFRQLLRPGPAHVSSPLGRIEGLELLPKPVAGAIPLIVTSSSGQPLAWIGRHADGWLTYPEATGTPDGPRRLAEKIRAWRQCIPDGGFRPHMCNEWLDLVDDPDYPRTPVRSGYVLRTGRKGLIDLLGEWQEAGVNHAALGIQHGQRPAPEVLQELAQEVLPHFPAHAAPASAVPRW, encoded by the coding sequence ATGAGCAATGACAACACGGAAGGCGCCTCGTCGCAGGCCTTCACCCAGCACCGCGGCTACCGCCGCATGTTCGCGCCCGGCGCGCTTACCCTCGGCATTTATCTGCCGCTGCGCTTTTACCAGGGCGACATGCAGGCGCTGGCCGGCCAGGCCGACCTGGTCGCCGCCATGGACAGGCAAGGCTTTGCCGCCGCCTGGGTGCGCGATATTCCCCTGTTCGACCCGCGCTTCGGCGATGCAGGCCAGATGTTCGACCCGTGGACCTATCTCGCCTACCTGGCGGCGCGCACGGACTCGCTGGCCCTGGCCACGGGCAGCGCCATTTTTACCCTGCGCCATCCCATCGACTTGGCCAAGGCGGCCGCCAGCATCGACCAGCTGTCGGGCGGGCGCCTGGTGCTGGGCACGGCCTCGGGCGACCGCGCCAGCGAATTTCCCGCGTATGGCGTGCCGTACGATACGCGCGGCGAACGCTATGCGCAGGCCGTGCACCTGTTCCGCCAGTTGCTGCGCCCTGGCCCCGCGCATGTCAGCAGCCCGCTGGGCAGGATTGAGGGCCTCGAACTGCTGCCCAAGCCCGTGGCGGGCGCCATTCCCCTGATCGTCACCAGTTCCTCGGGCCAGCCTTTGGCATGGATAGGGCGGCATGCCGATGGCTGGCTGACGTATCCGGAAGCGACCGGTACGCCGGACGGGCCGCGCCGGCTGGCGGAAAAGATCCGCGCCTGGCGCCAGTGCATCCCGGATGGCGGCTTTCGTCCGCACATGTGCAATGAGTGGCTGGATCTGGTGGACGACCCTGACTACCCGCGCACGCCCGTGCGCAGCGGCTATGTGCTGCGCACGGGGCGCAAGGGATTGATCGATCTGCTGGGGGAATGGCAGGAAGCGGGCGTCAACCATGCGGCACTGGGCATCCAGCATGGCCAGCGTCCGGCCCCCGAGGTGCTGCAGGAACTGGCGCAGGAAGTGCTGCCGCATTTTCCTGCGCATGCGGCGCCGGCCAGCGCCGTGCCGCGCTGGTAA
- a CDS encoding DUF445 domain-containing protein, protein MQRSPDLIKQLDHSTDQLKRARLRSMQWLAVGLLLLAALVFAVARSQRGGHPAWGYVEAFAEASMVGAIADWFAVVALFRHPLGIPLWHTAIIPNSKADIGRSLGAFVENHFITEQGIAERIAQADPAARLGAWLSDEAHARQLGMASAGVARQLLAMADHDKLGHLLREQASGYLGQLNLSDVAADCIDALIADGKPQELLDFLLDRGAAFLDDEAHHAAIGDFVLGAFQIENALVKKAVKAYEPRMIASLQKFALAVRIDPGHPLRQRIAGWIADSALHLKADPQWQDTVRRYQLQLIASDTVQAMLGDVWKHISTRVLADLHADQPVLAQAIASLARNTGRVLGTDDHARAWLNGAIVAGSGSLVRRYRGEVGAFIASRLDLWSKEEMSERIELAIGRDLQFIRINGTVVGGLAGLLIYAASQAF, encoded by the coding sequence ATGCAACGCTCCCCCGACCTCATCAAACAGCTGGACCACAGCACGGACCAGCTCAAGCGCGCGCGCCTGCGCAGCATGCAGTGGCTGGCCGTTGGCTTGCTGCTGCTCGCCGCGCTGGTGTTTGCCGTGGCCCGCTCGCAGCGCGGCGGCCACCCGGCCTGGGGCTATGTGGAAGCGTTTGCCGAAGCGTCCATGGTGGGCGCGATCGCCGACTGGTTCGCCGTCGTCGCCCTATTCCGCCACCCGCTGGGCATTCCCCTGTGGCATACGGCCATCATCCCGAACAGCAAGGCCGACATCGGGCGCAGCCTGGGCGCCTTCGTGGAAAACCATTTCATTACCGAGCAAGGCATCGCCGAACGCATCGCGCAAGCCGACCCCGCCGCGCGCCTGGGCGCCTGGCTCAGTGACGAGGCCCACGCGCGGCAGCTGGGCATGGCCAGCGCCGGTGTCGCCAGACAGCTGCTGGCGATGGCCGACCACGACAAGCTGGGCCACCTGCTGCGCGAGCAGGCCAGCGGCTACCTCGGTCAATTGAACCTGTCGGACGTGGCGGCCGACTGCATCGATGCGCTGATCGCCGACGGCAAGCCGCAAGAATTGCTGGACTTCCTGCTCGACCGCGGCGCCGCCTTCCTCGACGACGAGGCGCACCACGCGGCCATCGGCGACTTCGTGCTGGGCGCCTTCCAGATCGAGAACGCGCTCGTGAAAAAGGCCGTGAAGGCGTACGAGCCGCGCATGATCGCCTCGCTGCAAAAATTCGCGCTCGCCGTGCGCATCGATCCCGGACACCCGCTGCGCCAGCGCATCGCCGGCTGGATCGCCGACAGCGCACTGCACCTGAAGGCCGACCCGCAGTGGCAGGACACGGTGCGCCGCTACCAGTTGCAACTGATCGCCAGCGACACGGTGCAAGCCATGCTGGGTGACGTGTGGAAGCACATCAGCACGCGCGTGCTGGCCGACCTGCACGCGGACCAGCCCGTGCTGGCGCAAGCCATCGCCAGCCTGGCGCGCAACACGGGCCGGGTGCTGGGCACGGACGACCATGCGCGGGCATGGCTGAACGGCGCCATCGTCGCCGGCAGCGGATCGCTAGTGCGCCGCTACCGGGGCGAAGTGGGCGCCTTCATCGCCAGCCGCCTGGACCTGTGGAGCAAGGAAGAAATGAGCGAACGCATCGAACTGGCCATCGGGCGCGACCTGCAATTCATCCGCATCAACGGCACCGTCGTGGGCGGCCTGGCCGGCTTGCTCATTTACGCCGCCAGCCAAGCGTTCTAA